One genomic window of Streptomyces sp. NBC_01276 includes the following:
- a CDS encoding TetR family transcriptional regulator gives MRSPRPYSPQSGPGTPSLTERRKAATQLDIARAACELFAEHGPDGTTAEDIAHRAGVALRTFYRYFRNKQEAVAPLLAGGGDAWRALLAEEDPGTPLAQALERAVRRALSDSQAVEEGLEVTRGLLRAAATDEALRAVWYRVNQESEERLVPVVARLAGPGADAMSVRLLAAASTDAIRVALEVWSTSDAPVSGPGSPSDLAVRCLTELTGAMPLLR, from the coding sequence GTGAGATCTCCCCGTCCGTACTCCCCCCAGAGCGGCCCCGGAACCCCGTCGCTGACCGAGCGCCGCAAGGCCGCCACCCAGCTCGACATCGCCCGCGCCGCATGCGAGCTCTTCGCGGAACACGGTCCCGACGGCACCACCGCCGAGGACATCGCCCACCGCGCCGGCGTGGCGCTGCGCACGTTCTACCGCTACTTCCGCAACAAGCAGGAGGCCGTGGCCCCGCTGCTCGCGGGCGGCGGCGACGCCTGGCGCGCACTGCTCGCCGAGGAGGACCCCGGCACCCCCCTCGCGCAGGCCCTGGAGCGCGCGGTTCGCCGTGCGCTGAGCGACTCACAGGCGGTGGAGGAGGGCCTGGAGGTCACCCGCGGCCTGCTGCGGGCCGCGGCCACCGACGAGGCCCTGCGGGCCGTCTGGTACCGCGTGAACCAGGAGTCGGAGGAGCGCCTGGTCCCGGTGGTGGCCCGGCTGGCCGGACCGGGGGCGGACGCGATGTCGGTACGCCTGCTCGCCGCGGCCTCGACGGACGCGATCCGGGTCGCCCTGGAGGTCTGGTCCACCTCGGACGCCCCCGTGTCGGGGCCCGGCTCCCCCTCCGACCTGGCGGTGCGCTGCCTGACGGAGCTGACCGGCGCGATGCCCCTGCTCCGCTGA
- the glnA gene encoding type I glutamate--ammonia ligase, with the protein MFKNADEVKQYIEENDVKFVDVRFCDLPGVMQHFTIPARAFDPAEELAFDGSSIRGFQAIHESDMALRADITTARLDPFRKDKTLNINFFIHDPITGEAYSRDPRNIAKKAEAYLASTGIADTAFFGPEAEFYVFDSVRFATSANEGFYHIDSEAGAWNTGSEENNRGYKVRYKGGYFPVAPVDHFADLRAEISLELDAQGLQVERQHHEVGTGGQAEINYKFNTLLAAADDLMLFKYIVKNVAWRNGKTATFMPKPIFGDNGSGMHVHQSLWANGDPLFYDEAGYAGLSDTARYYIGGILKHAPSLLAFTNPTVNSYHRLVPGFEAPVNMVYSQRNRSAAMRIPITGSNPKAKRVEFRAPDPSSNPYLAFSALLLAGLDGIKNKIEPMEPIDKDLYELSPDEHASVPQVPTSLEDVLKALEEDHEYLLAGGVFTPDLIETWIDYKRTHEIAPIALRPHPHEFELYFDL; encoded by the coding sequence ATGTTCAAGAACGCCGACGAAGTGAAGCAGTACATCGAGGAGAACGACGTCAAGTTCGTTGACGTCCGCTTCTGCGACCTGCCCGGTGTGATGCAGCACTTCACCATCCCGGCGCGAGCGTTCGACCCGGCGGAGGAGCTCGCCTTCGACGGTTCCTCGATCCGCGGCTTCCAGGCGATCCACGAGTCCGACATGGCTCTGCGGGCCGACATCACCACCGCGCGCCTGGACCCGTTCCGCAAGGACAAGACGCTCAACATCAACTTCTTCATCCACGACCCGATCACGGGTGAGGCGTACAGCCGCGACCCGCGCAACATCGCCAAGAAGGCCGAGGCCTACCTCGCCTCCACCGGCATCGCCGACACCGCGTTCTTCGGCCCCGAGGCCGAGTTCTACGTGTTCGACAGCGTGCGCTTCGCGACCTCGGCCAACGAGGGCTTCTACCACATCGACTCCGAGGCCGGTGCCTGGAACACGGGCTCCGAGGAGAACAACCGTGGTTACAAGGTCCGCTACAAGGGTGGTTACTTCCCCGTAGCCCCGGTCGACCACTTCGCCGACCTGCGCGCCGAGATCTCCCTCGAACTGGACGCACAGGGCCTCCAGGTCGAGCGCCAGCACCACGAGGTCGGCACCGGTGGCCAGGCCGAGATCAACTACAAGTTCAACACGCTGCTCGCCGCGGCCGACGACCTGATGCTCTTCAAGTACATCGTGAAGAACGTCGCCTGGCGCAACGGCAAGACCGCGACCTTCATGCCGAAGCCGATCTTCGGTGACAACGGCTCGGGCATGCACGTGCACCAGTCCCTGTGGGCCAACGGCGACCCGCTGTTCTACGACGAGGCCGGCTACGCGGGCCTGTCGGACACCGCCCGCTACTACATCGGCGGCATCCTCAAGCACGCCCCGTCGCTGCTGGCGTTCACCAACCCGACGGTGAACTCGTACCACCGCCTGGTGCCGGGCTTCGAGGCGCCGGTCAACATGGTGTACTCGCAGCGCAACCGCTCCGCCGCCATGCGCATCCCGATCACGGGCTCGAACCCGAAGGCCAAGCGCGTCGAGTTCCGCGCCCCGGACCCGTCGTCCAACCCGTACCTCGCCTTCTCGGCGCTGCTGCTCGCGGGCCTCGACGGCATCAAGAACAAGATCGAGCCGATGGAGCCGATCGACAAGGACCTCTACGAGCTCTCGCCCGACGAGCACGCGAGCGTCCCGCAGGTCCCGACCAGCCTTGAGGACGTCCTCAAGGCCCTGGAGGAGGACCACGAGTACCTCCTGGCCGGCGGTGTCTTCACCCCCGACCTGATCGAGACCTGGATCGACTACAAGCGCACGCACGAGATCGCCCCGATCGCGCTGCGCCCGCACCCGCACGAGTTCGAGCTCTACTTCGACCTCTAG